The Mycolicibacterium boenickei genome has a segment encoding these proteins:
- a CDS encoding phosphatidylserine decarboxylase → MARRPDLQQSGPERLVALVRSSVPPMHSAGLPFVGASLAVAALGRKHRWLRRAGLLAAGANAAFFRHPPRVAPTRPGVVVAPADGLVCLIEDAVPPAELGLPDTPRPRISIFLSVLDAHVQRAPIGGDVVAVQHRPGRFHSAELEAASEHNERNSVVIRTPEGAEVIAVQIAGLIARRIVCNAHVGDKLDIGETYGLIRFGSRLDTYLPAGSKLLVTRGQRTLAGETVLAELP, encoded by the coding sequence ATGGCCAGACGCCCCGACCTCCAGCAGTCCGGACCAGAACGCCTTGTGGCCCTGGTGCGGTCCAGTGTTCCGCCGATGCACTCGGCGGGCCTACCGTTCGTCGGCGCCAGCCTCGCCGTGGCGGCCCTGGGCCGCAAGCACCGCTGGTTGCGCCGGGCCGGCCTGCTGGCCGCCGGGGCGAACGCCGCGTTCTTCCGCCACCCGCCCCGGGTGGCGCCGACCCGGCCCGGCGTGGTGGTCGCCCCCGCGGACGGCCTGGTGTGCCTGATCGAGGACGCCGTTCCGCCGGCCGAGCTGGGTCTGCCCGATACGCCGCGGCCGCGGATCAGCATCTTCCTGTCGGTGCTCGACGCACACGTGCAGCGGGCGCCGATCGGCGGTGACGTGGTGGCCGTGCAGCACCGTCCCGGACGCTTCCACTCGGCCGAGCTCGAAGCGGCGAGCGAGCACAACGAGCGCAACAGCGTCGTCATCCGCACCCCCGAGGGCGCCGAGGTGATCGCCGTCCAGATCGCCGGGCTCATCGCGCGGCGCATCGTGTGCAACGCGCACGTCGGCGACAAGCTCGACATCGGCGAGACCTACGGGTTGATCCGGTTCGGCTCCCGGCTGGACACGTATCTGCCCGCTGGTTCGAAACTGCTCGTCACCCGGGGCCAGCGGACGCTGGCCGGAGAAACCGTCCTGGCGGAGTTGCCATGA
- the pssA gene encoding CDP-diacylglycerol--serine O-phosphatidyltransferase, with translation MIKPRMRPPSLIKGRMKPPPFSVRMLPSAMTVAAICLGLSSVKMALDGRPTESMAFLAVAAILDALDGRVARMLNATSKMGEEIDSLADAVNFGVAPAFIVYGTLLSHSRIGWIVVLLYAVCIVLRLARFNALLDVDQPAYEKEYFVGMPAPAGAIGAIGLLAAKMQFGEGWWTSEWAVSIWMIGVSLLVVSRIPMRKIHTFSVPPNMVAPLLALVAIGVAASVFYGYIVIMVIIVAYVIHIPFAVRTKKWVASHPESWDDKPQQRRATRRAIRRAQPHRRSMARLGLRKPGR, from the coding sequence ATGATCAAGCCGCGCATGAGGCCCCCGTCGTTGATCAAGGGCCGCATGAAGCCGCCACCCTTCAGCGTGCGAATGCTGCCGAGCGCGATGACGGTGGCCGCCATCTGCCTGGGCTTGTCGTCGGTCAAGATGGCGCTCGACGGCCGGCCCACCGAGTCCATGGCGTTTCTCGCGGTCGCGGCGATCCTCGATGCGCTCGACGGCCGGGTGGCCCGGATGCTCAACGCCACCTCCAAGATGGGCGAGGAGATCGACTCGCTGGCCGATGCGGTGAACTTCGGTGTCGCACCGGCATTCATCGTCTACGGCACCCTGCTGTCGCATTCGCGGATCGGCTGGATCGTGGTGCTGCTGTACGCGGTGTGCATCGTGTTGCGGCTCGCCCGGTTCAACGCGCTGCTCGACGTGGATCAGCCCGCATACGAGAAGGAGTACTTCGTCGGGATGCCCGCCCCGGCGGGCGCCATCGGGGCGATCGGCCTGTTGGCAGCCAAGATGCAGTTCGGCGAAGGCTGGTGGACCAGCGAATGGGCGGTGTCGATCTGGATGATCGGCGTCTCGCTGCTGGTGGTCAGCCGCATCCCGATGCGCAAGATCCACACCTTCTCGGTGCCGCCGAACATGGTGGCGCCCTTGCTGGCGCTGGTCGCGATCGGCGTGGCAGCGTCCGTCTTCTACGGCTACATCGTCATCATGGTGATCATCGTGGCCTACGTGATTCACATCCCGTTCGCGGTGCGCACCAAGAAGTGGGTGGCCAGCCACCCCGAATCATGGGACGACAAACCGCAACAGCGCCGTGCGACGCGGCGCGCGATTCGCCGGGCACAGCCGCACCGGCGGTCGATGGCGCGTCTGGGGCTGCGGAAGCCGGGTCGCTGA
- a CDS encoding AAA family ATPase, which yields MSQLEVDEDHALGHLRLTARLNTSALDSRRGVVRLHPEAIAALGLREWDAVSLTGSRTTAAVVGVAPGGTPTGTALLDDVTLSNAGVRETATVIVAPVTVYGARAVTVSGSKLATDSISSATLRQALLGKVMTVGDTVSLLPRDLGPGTSTSAATAALASSVGITWTSELLTVTGVDPAGPVSIQPNSVVSWGSGLEPSTSDSTGAHTISPARAEPAVSFDDLKGSHTQAGKLTEWLKLSLDEPQLLETLGAKPNLGVLVTGPAGVGKATMVRTVCAERRLVELDGPEVGALAADDRLSRVSDAVASVRDGGGVLLISDVDALLPATAADRTPEPVAALIIAELREAVATRGVAFVATSAVPIGVDPRLRAPDLCDRELALTLPDATTRKALLEVLLRGVPAAELDLGQIADRTPGFVVADLAALVREGALRAASRASADGNEPVLWQEDLTGALTVIRPLSRSAAEEVSVGSVTLDDVGDMVETKQALTEAVLWPLQHPDTFQRLGVQPPRGVLLYGPPGCGKTFLVRALASSGRLSVHAVKGAELMDKWVGSSEKAVRELFARARDSAPSLVFLDEIDALAPRRGQSFDSGVTDRVVASLLTELDGIEPMNDVVVLGATNRPDLIDPALLRPGRLEKLVFVEPPDADARREILRTAGKSIPLASDVDLDALATELDGYSAADCVALLREAALTAMRRSIDAADVTAADVTKARETVRPSLDAAQVESLREFAAGR from the coding sequence ATGTCGCAGCTCGAGGTTGATGAGGATCATGCGCTCGGGCATCTGCGCCTGACAGCCCGGCTGAACACCTCCGCACTCGACTCACGTCGCGGGGTGGTCCGGTTACACCCGGAGGCGATCGCTGCCCTGGGACTCCGCGAATGGGACGCGGTCTCGCTGACCGGTTCTCGGACCACCGCCGCCGTCGTCGGCGTCGCGCCCGGCGGTACCCCGACCGGAACGGCCCTGCTCGATGACGTCACCTTGTCGAATGCCGGGGTGCGGGAAACCGCCACGGTGATCGTGGCGCCGGTGACGGTGTACGGCGCCAGGGCGGTGACGGTTTCCGGTTCCAAGCTGGCGACCGACTCGATCTCGTCGGCGACGCTGCGGCAGGCCCTGCTGGGCAAGGTCATGACGGTCGGCGACACGGTGTCGCTGCTGCCCCGCGATCTCGGGCCGGGCACCTCGACGTCGGCCGCCACCGCGGCGCTGGCGTCGTCGGTGGGCATCACCTGGACCTCCGAGCTGCTGACGGTGACCGGCGTCGATCCGGCCGGACCCGTGAGCATTCAACCCAATTCGGTGGTGTCGTGGGGATCCGGGCTCGAGCCGAGCACGTCGGACTCCACCGGCGCCCATACGATCAGCCCCGCACGGGCCGAGCCGGCGGTGAGCTTCGACGACCTCAAGGGCTCCCATACCCAGGCCGGGAAACTGACCGAATGGCTCAAGCTCTCCCTCGACGAGCCTCAGCTCCTCGAAACCCTTGGCGCCAAACCGAATCTCGGTGTCCTGGTCACGGGGCCGGCCGGCGTCGGCAAGGCCACCATGGTCCGGACGGTGTGCGCCGAGCGGCGGCTGGTGGAGCTCGACGGGCCGGAAGTGGGGGCGCTGGCCGCCGACGATCGGTTGAGCCGGGTGTCGGACGCGGTCGCGTCGGTCCGCGACGGCGGCGGGGTGCTGCTGATCTCCGACGTCGACGCCTTGTTGCCGGCGACCGCCGCGGACCGGACCCCTGAACCGGTGGCCGCCCTGATCATCGCCGAACTGCGGGAGGCCGTGGCCACGCGCGGCGTCGCGTTCGTCGCCACCTCGGCCGTACCCATCGGGGTAGACCCTCGGCTCAGGGCACCGGATCTGTGCGACCGCGAACTCGCCCTGACCCTGCCCGATGCCACCACCCGCAAGGCACTGCTGGAGGTGCTGCTGCGCGGCGTTCCGGCAGCCGAGCTGGATCTCGGCCAGATCGCAGACCGCACACCAGGTTTCGTGGTGGCCGACCTGGCCGCCCTGGTCCGCGAGGGCGCCCTGCGGGCCGCATCGCGGGCCAGTGCCGACGGTAATGAACCGGTGTTGTGGCAGGAGGATCTGACCGGGGCGCTGACCGTGATCCGGCCGTTGTCGAGGTCGGCCGCCGAGGAGGTGTCGGTCGGCTCCGTGACGCTCGACGACGTCGGCGACATGGTCGAGACCAAACAGGCCCTCACCGAAGCGGTGCTGTGGCCGTTGCAGCACCCCGATACGTTCCAGCGGCTCGGCGTGCAGCCGCCGCGTGGCGTATTGCTGTACGGCCCACCCGGGTGCGGGAAGACCTTCCTGGTGCGGGCCCTGGCCAGTTCGGGACGGCTCTCCGTGCATGCCGTCAAAGGCGCTGAGCTGATGGACAAGTGGGTCGGCTCCTCCGAGAAAGCCGTGCGCGAGCTGTTCGCCCGGGCGCGTGACTCGGCCCCGTCGCTGGTGTTCCTCGACGAGATCGACGCGCTGGCGCCGCGCCGCGGGCAGAGTTTCGACTCCGGGGTGACCGATCGCGTGGTGGCGTCCCTGCTGACCGAACTCGACGGCATCGAACCGATGAACGACGTCGTCGTGCTGGGCGCGACCAACCGTCCCGACCTCATCGACCCCGCGCTGCTCCGGCCGGGCCGGTTGGAGAAGCTGGTGTTCGTCGAGCCGCCCGATGCCGATGCGCGACGCGAAATCTTGCGTACCGCAGGTAAATCCATTCCGTTGGCTTCCGACGTCGACCTCGACGCCCTGGCTACCGAGTTGGACGGCTACAGTGCGGCGGACTGTGTGGCGCTACTGCGGGAGGCGGCGCTGACGGCGATGCGCCGGTCGATCGATGCCGCCGATGTCACCGCCGCCGACGTCACCAAAGCGCGCGAAACCGTGCGGCCGTCCTTGGATGCGGCGCAGGTGGAATCGTTGCGGGAGTTCGCAGCCGGGCGCTGA
- a CDS encoding SRPBCC family protein, with the protein MDDKAGAPRVVAASREIAAPAEVIFEMIADPSQQPRWDGNENLAEAPTGQRVRAVGDVFVMTISQGGDRENHVVEFEEARRIAWRPSEVGKEPPGHLWRWELEPLGDNRTLVTHTYDWSQLTDEKRLVRARATTADKLQGSLDRLAAIAE; encoded by the coding sequence ATGGATGATAAGGCCGGAGCACCAAGGGTTGTCGCAGCCAGTCGGGAGATCGCCGCACCGGCAGAGGTCATCTTCGAGATGATCGCGGATCCATCCCAACAGCCCCGCTGGGACGGCAACGAGAATCTGGCCGAAGCGCCGACCGGTCAGCGGGTTCGTGCGGTCGGAGACGTGTTCGTCATGACGATCAGCCAGGGCGGCGATCGAGAGAACCACGTCGTGGAGTTCGAGGAGGCCCGGCGGATCGCGTGGCGGCCGTCGGAGGTCGGGAAGGAACCGCCCGGTCACCTCTGGCGCTGGGAGCTGGAACCGTTGGGCGACAACCGAACCCTGGTCACCCACACCTACGACTGGTCGCAGCTCACGGATGAGAAGCGTCTCGTGCGCGCCCGTGCGACCACCGCGGACAAGCTGCAGGGATCGCTTGATCGGTTGGCCGCGATCGCCGAGTAG
- a CDS encoding EspA/EspE family type VII secretion system effector translates to MGVGSFYYLQGNYGYGIVDHANGAKSSIPWAMAGIGTDLLSMGQLVATDGVGAMARSAARSATTAAERASAESLKSFAKGAGTPIINAGLVALTMESNLLGFGRPEDGERFARGADQFMAANASLLQSASPDDWTGDASNAYGNRNKEQQARTADMYAKDMAVQKVLAEEANQVDNTREFVSKRQTILSAAIAPALAAKLIPYGGQVISTMIEIAAVAGTVPFATQRVSLMTEHAGEHARAIRGITSGYQSIASNAEIPGGGFGPA, encoded by the coding sequence ATGGGTGTTGGAAGTTTCTATTACCTGCAAGGTAATTACGGTTACGGCATTGTCGACCATGCAAATGGCGCGAAATCAAGCATCCCGTGGGCCATGGCCGGAATCGGCACTGACCTCTTGTCGATGGGGCAGCTGGTTGCCACTGACGGCGTCGGTGCGATGGCCAGGTCAGCGGCTAGGTCAGCTACCACCGCCGCCGAGAGAGCCTCAGCCGAGAGCCTCAAGAGCTTCGCCAAGGGGGCTGGGACTCCCATAATAAATGCTGGCCTTGTAGCCCTGACCATGGAAAGTAACCTGTTGGGATTTGGTCGGCCCGAGGACGGAGAAAGGTTCGCCAGAGGCGCAGACCAATTTATGGCGGCGAACGCTTCACTGCTGCAATCTGCGTCCCCTGACGATTGGACAGGGGACGCATCCAACGCCTACGGCAACCGCAACAAAGAACAACAGGCGCGCACAGCCGACATGTACGCCAAGGACATGGCGGTCCAAAAGGTGCTGGCTGAAGAAGCCAACCAAGTCGACAACACGCGCGAATTCGTGTCAAAGCGTCAGACGATACTGAGCGCCGCTATCGCGCCCGCCCTGGCCGCCAAGCTCATACCGTATGGCGGACAGGTGATCTCAACCATGATCGAGATCGCCGCGGTCGCCGGTACGGTCCCGTTCGCTACCCAACGAGTGTCCCTGATGACCGAACATGCCGGCGAGCACGCGCGCGCGATCAGAGGAATCACATCGGGGTACCAATCCATCGCGTCAAATGCCGAGATCCCCGGTGGCGGATTCGGTCCCGCTTAG
- a CDS encoding ESX-1 secretion-associated protein has protein sequence MTQPPLTVSDQIRSKATPQQQAATQIEMAKSAPDGASGHVFQTHGLVCSATALALRSAESARREAAGKMHLISTDLAVKLNKAATDYTNTDQHEGANLDGEMHPR, from the coding sequence ATGACCCAACCGCCACTCACCGTATCCGATCAAATCCGCTCGAAGGCCACGCCTCAGCAGCAAGCTGCAACGCAGATCGAGATGGCCAAATCAGCACCTGACGGAGCTTCCGGCCACGTTTTCCAAACCCACGGCCTCGTGTGCTCGGCCACCGCGTTGGCGTTGCGATCGGCAGAGTCGGCGCGCCGCGAAGCCGCCGGGAAGATGCACCTGATCTCGACCGACCTCGCCGTCAAGCTCAACAAAGCAGCCACCGACTACACCAACACCGACCAGCACGAGGGAGCCAATCTCGACGGCGAGATGCACCCACGCTGA
- a CDS encoding TetR/AcrR family transcriptional regulator: MAPPRKHETDAILDATRALVLAEGPRAASVAAIAKASGAPAGTLYHRFGNRNGVLTAAWLRALERFQSRAMAATGGDVVEAALAMGVAAVDFARSVPEDARLLLTIRPSDLLDGAPDAGFTATLAAMNAPLIERLRELARGIFGDDDARTMDAMSRAVVDLPYAMVRRHANDAELPAWMEEDLADAIRKLLAR; encoded by the coding sequence ATGGCGCCTCCGCGGAAGCATGAAACTGACGCGATTCTGGATGCGACGCGGGCATTGGTGCTCGCCGAAGGGCCAAGGGCGGCAAGCGTTGCGGCGATTGCCAAGGCCAGCGGGGCTCCGGCCGGCACGCTGTATCACCGGTTCGGCAACCGAAACGGGGTGCTGACCGCGGCTTGGCTGCGGGCGCTGGAACGGTTTCAATCCCGCGCGATGGCGGCCACCGGGGGCGACGTCGTGGAGGCGGCGCTCGCGATGGGCGTCGCTGCCGTGGACTTCGCGCGTTCGGTTCCCGAGGATGCCCGCCTGCTGTTGACCATCCGGCCCAGCGATCTGCTCGACGGCGCCCCCGATGCGGGTTTCACGGCGACGCTGGCGGCGATGAACGCCCCGCTCATCGAGCGGCTCCGCGAACTGGCCCGCGGGATTTTCGGCGATGACGACGCCCGCACCATGGACGCGATGTCACGGGCGGTCGTCGACCTGCCCTATGCCATGGTGCGCCGCCACGCCAACGATGCCGAGCTGCCGGCCTGGATGGAAGAAGACCTGGCCGATGCGATCCGGAAGTTGTTGGCACGATGA